The following DNA comes from Natronospira bacteriovora.
CGATAAGCACATAAGTGATCGGCTCGGCATGCTCAAGCATCGCCTCCCCCGTCGTGGTAGTGCAGCTGCCACACGGCCCAGGCGTTGCCCACAGCCAGTGTGAGGTAGGCCCAGCCATCCACAGCGGGTGGCTGAATGAAGACAATCAGGCCGCCGAACAGGCCCCACAAAAGAGCGGCGCCAGCGGCAGCCCATTGACGCATGACGCGGTCATCAGCGAGCAGCGCTGCGCCCTGAGCGACACTGACGGCCAGTAGTAGCCACGCCCAGGTTGTCGCCCCCCAGAAGCCCAGCGCACCGGCGTATTGCTTGGCCATCGCCAGGATCGTTGGATCGCGCAGCACGGGCACAGCCAATGCGGCCGCCGCCACGGTGCTGATTACCTCCGTGCCTTCGGGCCGGAGGATGGCAAGGCTCATCAGCCGGGCGGCCAGCACCTCGCGCCAGACGATGAGGCGGGCACGGAAGCTCATTCCGCGTCCTCCTCTTCGACCTCACCACCTTCGACCGGAAGGTGGGCAAAGAGGCCGTCATACACTACGCAGTTAGCTCGACAGCGGGCGATGGCCTCCGTTGTGAGGTCGGTGATTTCCTCGGAGACGGCAATGGTCTCGTCGGCGATCTTGTCTTTCATGATCCCCTTGGTGCGAGTGACCAGGGCCTTGCGGTGGCCTTCGTCGTCGAGTATCGGCTCGCCGTTCTCGTCGCAGCACCAGGCCTGGATCTTGATGCTGACCATGATCGCGGCCTTGTCCGGGTCGTCGCCGACGCGCACCGTGCGGGTGCGGACGTAGTGTTGATCACCTACCTGCCAGACGTGCTCGCCGTCGGGCAGGTCCAGATTGCTTACCGGCTCAATATCCATTGCAGCCTCCTACGGCTTGATTTCGTCGTTGTTGTGGCTGAGCACCCAGCGACCGGGGATGTCGCCGGCCAGGTACTCATGACCGCCCACGCTGATGTGCGCGACATACTCGCGCAGATCGGGGTCGGCGGCGGTGATGCGGTCCCAGATGATTTGGCCGTTGTGCCAGATCGTCACGGTGTGATCGCCAGCCCGCAGGGCACCGGCAGGTACATAGCGGCCGGGGCCTTTGTGCCCGTCGATCTTGATCGCGGTCGCATGCGAGAGCGTGAGCTGATGTCCGCGTTCGGTCGTGAGGCGGATGCAGCGCACGGGCTCAGGTGAGCGGCGCACAGCAATGACCTCGCGCTCGATGCGCTTACCATCCACCACATCCCAGAGGCGGTCACCGATGCGCACATCACCGGCTTGCAAGTCCTCTCTGACCCAGGCATCGACGCAGACGCAATCGGGCGGACTGCCGCCGCCCGAGCCACCTTCGCCGACCGTCACATGGCCGCCGACGTAAACATTGCCGTCATCGGCCACGACGTCTTGCACAGTCTGCGTCGCGAGGTAGGCGACTGAGCCGCCCTGGTAATCGGGATCGCTGCAGTAGATGTAGTAGGTGGTCTCATAACTCAGCCCGGAGATGTCGCCGCTGCCGTAGCTGACGGTGCCGGCCGAGCCACCACGTCGGGTGTGTGAGCCGACGGTGATGGTGACGGATGAGCCGTCGTCGACGCTGCTGATGGGGTATTCATTCTGGAGCGCGGGGCTCCTATTAAAGCCGAGCAGCGCCATCATGCCGCGCATGTCGGTCAGGCGGCCATCGTTGATGGGCAGGGCCGTGCCGCCGATGGAGACGGTTGGGAACGCAAACTCGCTGGGGGTCTCGTCGTTGCCGACGAGCTCTTCGAGCATCACCCCATCCAGATAGAGGCCCCCGCTCGTAAAGGAATCCGCATCCATCCGCAGGTTTATGTTGATTTCCGTTGTATTGGGGCCAGTGGTGAGCGTGGCGGTGTAACGAGGCCAGCTGCCAGTGCTTGCGGACACTGAGAGGTTGGCAAACACCGTCGAACCCTCATCGTCCTTCCACCGAAGGCGGACAGACCCATTCCCGCTGCCCTCTCGATTTAAATAAGCGCTGAAAATATACGTGGTATTCGGCGACACCGGGATGTTGTGGTCGCCGGTGGCCGGTGTAAACCAAAAGAATGACGTCTGATCGCTTTCGGTTTTAGTGAGGTACAGGAATCGCTGCCCGTATTTAGCCGAGATGTCGCGCAGGCTGCGGTAGGTTTCTAGGTTCGCATTAACGCGTGCTCCCGCATGAGGCGGCAACACCCGCTCGCTGAAAATGCTGTAGCGCGCCGGCATGATGTTCACACCGCGCCCGGCGGTGTGATTCGCCGTGTTGTCCGCCCCGTCGGCCACGGTCTTGCCCTGGCTGCTGACGGGCTCGGTCCAGTCGCTGGGGTCGGAGCCGTAGGCCTCGCATCGAGCGCGGAACCATTTGAGCGCGCCGGTTGTATCGGGGTGGTGGTAACTCGCCGAGCGTTGCAGTGGCGCGTCCTGCCATGTGCCAGGGCTGCCGCTGCTGTCGTCCGCGATCTGGATGCGGAGGTTGTCCCACAGCAATGGGTTGGGGGTGTCGACCGCGAACTCGATGCCGTCCGCCACGCTGGTCACGGTAGCGTTCGTCGGCGGCGGGACTTCTTCGGGCGGCACCACCGGGGTCTGGATGTCCTCCATCTCTTCGAGGTCAGCGGCGGTGACAGTCCAGACGGATTCGCTGTGCTCGCGAAAAAGGAGCGAGACGGGTTCGTTGGGCGACCAGGTGTGGTCGACCATTTCAAACGTGTTGCCGCCGATGGCGGTGTCGGGCAAGTCGAAGGTGTTGGTATCGTACTGCTCCAGCAGCAGGCCGTTATAGTTTGCCTGGAGGGCGACGACCTTCTGATCGCGAGTCTGGCGGGCGCGGACAATGGCGAGATACTGTGCGCGGTATTTATTGGTGATGCCCTCGGCGCGGATCACGCGGGGCAGGCGCTGGAAGTTATCCTGCTCTTCGTAAGCCGCGCTGGTGAACGGCAGGCTGTTGACAAACTCCCAGTTGTCATTCGGGGAGACGTGCTCGACCGTCACACTGTTGTAGACCTCGCCCAGCTCCCGGGCGGTCTTGACCTCGATCTCGCCAGCGAGCCAATCCTGGTCGATGACTTCACTGGGCGCGGTATAGCCGCCGGCTTTAAACACCCATTGCCCGCGTACTTCGCGAATGCGGCCAAGCATCGTTTGCTCGATGCGCTCAATATTGGTCTTGTGGTCGTCGGCGTCGCAGTAGAGATCGCAGCGATACAGCGGGATGGTGGTGGTGCCGCCATTGCCGTCCGGGATCTCCAGGTCCTCGTCGGAACGGTTGGCGGCTGCCGCCACGCTCGGCCAGATGATCGTGTCCGCGCCGAAGCCCCCGCCGCAGTGCATCACCGGGCGCGTGAGGTAGTGCGCACCCTGCAGCGCCGGATTGCGCGTATACTCCCATGTGGCCGGATCGTTCAGTCGGTTTGAGCCGCTGCCGCCGTTGGTCGAATCCTTGCGCGGGTCGTAGCATTTCTCGCCGCGCACCAGCGAGCTGATATGCCCGGGCCAGCCGCGCGGGAAAGCCTTCTCAAACGCCTCGCTACTCTCGGGGATGACGGCCTCGACTACCGTGTAAGCCACGCCCTTGCCCTTGTGGCTGGTCTGCCAGCCGGGGTAGCCCTGCAGGCCGTCTTCGACCAGCTCGCTGATCTCGTCCTGGGTCTCGAGGCCGGTGCGGCGCCAGACGCGGACAACGCCGGCGAAACGACTGTCGCCGATCACATAGCCGTCGGCATCGATGTCCTCGTGCGGGATGCGCTCATCGCCGATCCACACATCGCGAATCGCTTCGACGCCGTGCTGCGTATAGCAGTGGGCGACACCCCACCACAGCGTCTCTTGGTAATGACTGCGCCCCGCAATCTGTACCCCGCCCAGGCGGCGCTCGCCCAAACACATGCCGATTTTTTCCGTCGCGCCCCGGGCGTTGATCTTCTGATTGAAGTCCCACTCCGGCATGGGGTCGGCGTTCATCGATTCCTGAATGCCGCCCAGGGCCAGCACCGCGCCCATCCGGGCCACGCCCCAGTTGCCGGTGACAGCACCGCCGACAAACAGCACCGCGCCGCCGAGGATCCGCGAGTTACTGCTACTCATCCGACCCTCCACGCCAGCCGCGCCTGGCCCAGCATCTGCCGGGTCTGGCCGCGATTGCACACCGTGGCCACGCGAGCGCCCAGCACCACGCCCAGGGTGTCGCCGCCCTGATCCGCCCACGGCCCGATCACGACATCACCCCGCCGGGCTTGCAGCGGCGCCACCGGCTCGCCCAGGCGGTCACGGCAAATAGCCTCGAGACTGCCGCCCAGCTCATCGATCAGCGCGAATGCCTCTTCCTGGCTGGCGTACTCACCGCGCACGTCAGCGGCCAGATCCTCGCCCGTCATCGCCTGGATGGCCCCGGCCACGAACAGGGTGCAATCGTGCTCGCCGTAGGTATGCGGCCGGCACTGCACGGATCGCAGGTAGGCATTCAGGCGGCGCTCCCAGTTCGACCGCCGAATCATTTTGTTCTCCATCGCATCTGGGCATCCTGCTGGTTCTGGATAAACTCGCCGGCATCGTTGAAGCCGCCACCTGGAATGCGCGTGATGTTCCGCGCCCAGCGGATCTCCCGGCCGGGAATGTGGCGCACGTCATTGAAGATCGTGTCACCGGGGAAGCGCTGGGCCTGGGTCTCGGGGCTGGCGGAGAGCATCGAAGGGCGGCGCAGCTGAATGGTCATCGACTCCGCCGAGATCACCACCTCCTGCGTGTCCTGCGCGATCCGCACCGACGACTGCCCCGCCCGCCAGTCGCCCGCCAGCACCGGGCTTCCCAGCACGTCGAAGGTGTCGACATCCAGCGCACACCAGTACAGGCGGATCCGGCTCCAGAGCGTGTACTCGGTCTCAAGCTGATGCAGGATGTCCGCATCCACACCGGACAGCACCACCTCCGTGCGCACCGCCCGGAGCTCATCGGTATGGCGCACCTTATCGATCCCGCCCCACGACCCATCGGGCGAATACACCACGCCCTCGTGCTCCATCTCACGCTCATGGGTCGTGGTCGCCGCCAGCAACGACGGAAAATCGATACGCAGCAGCTCGCACCAGCCGAAGCGGTTACCGATGACGGCGTCCTGGAAGGCCACAGGGAACGTCATGAGCCCGCTCCGGCGGTGGGGTCTTCAATGAAGCCAACCGACAGGCCGGCCTTGCGGGGCGAACGCCACTGCACGTCCCACTCATTGGCGTTGGCCAGCTTGAACAGGGCCTTCGGCGATTCAATCTCGATGGCCTCCCCGTCTGACGGGAAAGTGCGCAGCGGCTTCGCGATAGGGATCTCGGCTTCCCCGCTGGCGTTGGCATTCACCGTGGCCGTGACACGGCACAGCTCGTTGCTGCTCAGGCCGATGAGATCACCAGGTTCCAGCACGGCGGTGGCCGATGCCGACCAACCGCGAGTCGTCACGATCTTGCCGGCGGCCAGTGTGCCGTCGACCACCGGGTTGCCTGAGCCGCTGCCATACCGCTGATAGGCCCAGTGGGGCATGCGCGTCCAGGCGGCATTGGCCAAAAGCTGCTCGAGGAACATTTCCACCAGCTGGCCATCCCGCCCGCGCAAGCGCGGGAAGCCGATCTCACAGGCATAACGGGCGCCGGGCCGCACCATCTCCTGCATGGCGCTGCTCAGAACGGAAAGGAAGCGGCCGTTGTTGGCGACCATGCCCCAGGTGGCGCGGCCGGGGTGGCGGATGTTCGGGAACGGGACGATCAATTCAGCATCCTCCCTTCCATCAGATCCTGAACTTGCCGAAGCGTCTGGCGGCGCTCTTCCGCCAGCCTCTGCTCAAGCTGCATGAGCATGGCCGGGTCTTGATTGCCCGGGGCGTTGATGATGGTGTCACCGACGGAAATGGCCTGGCCGCCGCCGGCGGCACCCAGTCGATGGTTGGGTGTGATGCGGCCATCGCGGCCACCCATCATCAGGTAGTCGCGACCACCGACGGAGAGCATTTCACCGCCCTGCTCGTTGACTTCACGAAGACTGCCTCGGTGCACAGTGCCGCCGAGCGCAGAGCCGCCGTCCACTTCGGGCTCATCACCGCCGCCGAACATGCCGGCGATCGCACTGAAGAACCCTCCACTGCCGGAATCCTGTCCAAGCATCCGCGAGGCCATGGCCTGAGCTTCCATGCGGATGATCATGTTGATCCACATGTCGAGGATGTTGTCGAAGTTGCCCCTCATCATTTCTTCGAGGGTATTGCCCAGGGTGTTCTGGATATTCCGCTGGCCCTGGATGGCGTACTGCGACATGTTGTCGACGGTCCGCTCGAAGTTCTCGTCCATGCGCTCCAGCGCCGCTTCGAACTCCTCCTCATCGATGTCCAGCACACCGGCATCGAACGCCTCCTGGAGCTGCTGGCGCTGACGGATGTGGCGCTCTTCGGCGGTCATCAATGACGCCAGGGTGGACTCGGCCCCGCTCCGCAGTTCGGTCAGTACGCGTTCACGCTCCGCTGCTTCGTCTTGCGCGCCCAACCCGGCAATGAGGGTCGCGGTACGGATTCGGATCGCGTCAGCCTGCTCCTCCGTCGCCGCCTTGCTCGCCATGATTTCCCCGCGCCAGGCGATCTCTTCCGCCCGGCTCATGCCCAGGGTGGCGATCTCTTCATCCAGGTTGTTCATGTAGCGCTGGAGTTCAGCAGTCAGCTCCGCCTTGGCACCGGCGTTCCCTTCTGTGCTGAGGGTATTGCGATTTGCGGCATCGGTCTGGCGGTCCGTCGAGTCGGCTGACTCGTCCCCGGCCATCGACAGGCGCCTCAGGTTTTCTTCGAGCTGCTCGATTTCACGCTGATTTTCAGCCAGGGCATCGCGCGCATTTTCAACCTGCTCCTCCGTGCCCCAGCCCGCACCGACAGCAGCCTGACGCTGCTCAAGTCTGCGCTCGAGCCGTTCAGACTCGTCGTGCAGATCATTGAGGGCGACAAGGTTCTCCTCCATCGCCTCTCGGATCCTGGTCTCTCGCAGGTTCTCCATCGAGCCAGTGAGTTGGTCCACCTGCTTCGTGAGCCCCTCGGTGTCGACGCCGGCTTCTCGAGACGCCATGGCCCACATACCGAGGGCTGCGGCGGCACCGACAATAAGCCCCGGTACACCCCCAAAGAACGCCAAAGCACCACTGGCAATCCTGGCGTTACGGGCAACGACCAACAGCGCCTGGCCTTTGGCCAGCAGCGCGGGTGTCATGCGGGCTACCATCGTCGTGGCCAACACGCCGAGAATCAGGTTCATGTTTTCAGCGAGAAAGATCGTGCCGCGATAGCCCTCCTGGCGTTCGCTCAGGTGCTCATCCATGTCAGTGATCACACGAAGGAAGGTGGTGCCCCGCTCCGTCACGCCACGGAAAGCGCCACTAAGGCCGGCATCGCCGGACTGCTGGATGAGCTCTGAGAAGGCCGAGCGCAGTTCGCGAATGGCGCCCGGCAGGTTGTCGGCCATGGTCTGAGCCATTTCATCGGCACGGCCTTCGGCATCTCGGAAATCGCCGGTGAGCTCGCGCAGCTTCGCGCCCTGGTTGACCAGCTCAAGAATCGCCGGGCCGCCACGCTGGCCGAAGATCTGGAACGCCTGGCTGGCATCGAGGCCCGCGTCATGCAAGGTGTCCATGATGTCGGCGAGGCTGTTTGCCTGGGGATCTACATCCGCCATCTCCACGCCGAGATCATTCAGCGCATCTTTCGCCGCGCCCGTCGGGTTGACCAGGCTGGAAAGGATCCGGCGGAGACCGGTACCGGCAGCCGAGCCCTGAATACCGGCATCGGACAAAGCGCCCACGGCGGCCGCCGTCTCAGAGATATCAATCTGCAAGGCGGCGGCGACAGGGCCAACAAACTGCATGGCCTCGCCCAACTGCTGGATGTTGGTATTGGTGGTGCTGGCGGCGGCGGTCAGGGTGTCCGCCACCATCGGCATCTGCGCGGCTTCCAGGCGGAAGGCTTGCAGCACATTCGAGGAGATATCGGCGGCGCGGGCCAGATCCATGTTCGCGGCCGTCGCCAGGTTGAGTGTGGACGGCATCGCGGCAATGATCTGGTTGGTATCAAAACCCGCCTGGCCGAGGAAGCGCATACCCTCCGCTGCCTGCTGGCCGGAGAACAGCGTTGTGGCACCCAGCTCGCGGGCCTGGGCCTGCATGTCCTGCATCTGCTGCTCATTGGCCTGAGTCACGGCCCGAACGCCGGACATGCTCTGCTCGAAGCCGCCGATCTCGTCGATCACATGACGCAAGGTGAAGCCGGCACCGACGGTGGCCAGTACCCGCTGGAAGTTCATCAAGCCGCGGCTGGCTCGCTGGCCGGTCTCGCCGGTACGCTCCAGATCGCCACTGACATTCTGCAGATCAGCCCGGACCCGGCCCTGGCCATCCACTTGCACCCGGATTCTAAGGGTTTCCTGCGTCACGGCGCTCTCGCTCTACCTTGATGCGTTCGGCTTCCATCACCTGCAGCTTGTCCAGCAGGTCCGCGTTCCACTCCACGTCCATCGCGCGGGCGATGGACTCCAGGCCTTCCAAGCGAGGGGCTATCGGGATCTGGCAGCGAACAGCGTCCTTTCCCTGGCCGGTTACATACGTGCCGATGTGCCACTGCCTCCAGCCGCGATAAAAGACCCGAGCGGCGTCGGCGTTCTCCGGCAGAATGGCCAGCCACTCTTGGGCTGGACATTCCTCACACAACCAGGGCTCGTCCCGCTCGGCCTTACACCCCTCGCAATAAGCCGCGTTTGTCACGCTGGGTGAGTCGGCAAACCATCTCACCCAGCCTTGGAGTTTCCCCGTGCGGCCAGCCCGCTGGAGGCACGGACCAGCTGCTGGCCGATAGCCCACGCGGCAACTTGGTGGTCCATCACGGCCTTGAGGTTCTCTGGCGTGAACGGCACCTGCTTGCCGTCCTCATCCAGAGGGCCGTTCCGCCAA
Coding sequences within:
- a CDS encoding DUF6950 family protein, with the protein product MIRRSNWERRLNAYLRSVQCRPHTYGEHDCTLFVAGAIQAMTGEDLAADVRGEYASQEEAFALIDELGGSLEAICRDRLGEPVAPLQARRGDVVIGPWADQGGDTLGVVLGARVATVCNRGQTRQMLGQARLAWRVG
- a CDS encoding phage tail tape measure protein; amino-acid sequence: MNFQRVLATVGAGFTLRHVIDEIGGFEQSMSGVRAVTQANEQQMQDMQAQARELGATTLFSGQQAAEGMRFLGQAGFDTNQIIAAMPSTLNLATAANMDLARAADISSNVLQAFRLEAAQMPMVADTLTAAASTTNTNIQQLGEAMQFVGPVAAALQIDISETAAAVGALSDAGIQGSAAGTGLRRILSSLVNPTGAAKDALNDLGVEMADVDPQANSLADIMDTLHDAGLDASQAFQIFGQRGGPAILELVNQGAKLRELTGDFRDAEGRADEMAQTMADNLPGAIRELRSAFSELIQQSGDAGLSGAFRGVTERGTTFLRVITDMDEHLSERQEGYRGTIFLAENMNLILGVLATTMVARMTPALLAKGQALLVVARNARIASGALAFFGGVPGLIVGAAAALGMWAMASREAGVDTEGLTKQVDQLTGSMENLRETRIREAMEENLVALNDLHDESERLERRLEQRQAAVGAGWGTEEQVENARDALAENQREIEQLEENLRRLSMAGDESADSTDRQTDAANRNTLSTEGNAGAKAELTAELQRYMNNLDEEIATLGMSRAEEIAWRGEIMASKAATEEQADAIRIRTATLIAGLGAQDEAAERERVLTELRSGAESTLASLMTAEERHIRQRQQLQEAFDAGVLDIDEEEFEAALERMDENFERTVDNMSQYAIQGQRNIQNTLGNTLEEMMRGNFDNILDMWINMIIRMEAQAMASRMLGQDSGSGGFFSAIAGMFGGGDEPEVDGGSALGGTVHRGSLREVNEQGGEMLSVGGRDYLMMGGRDGRITPNHRLGAAGGGQAISVGDTIINAPGNQDPAMLMQLEQRLAEERRQTLRQVQDLMEGRMLN